The genomic region GAGGAGGGCCTCGATCTCCCGGTCGCGGGCCCGCCCGATCCAGCACGCGCCCAACCCGAGGGCATGGGCGGCGAGGAGGATGTTCTGGGCGCAGGCCCCGATCGCCTGGGCGTCCTTGAGCTCATCGTAGCCCGCCGCCCGATCGAGGAGGACCGCGATCGTGACGGGGGCCGTGCGCACCATGTCCCGCTGCGGGACGAGCTTCCCTAGCTCGGCACGCTTGGCCTCCGACTCCACGACCACGAACCGCCACGGCTGGGTGTTCCTCCCCGACGGGGCCCACCGCCCGGCGTCGAGGATCGCCTCCAGGGCCTCTGGCTCCACCGGCTGGGAGCGGAACGCGCGCACGGAGCGCCGGTCA from Candidatus Bipolaricaulis anaerobius harbors:
- a CDS encoding nitroreductase family protein, with the protein product MNEVLKAIHDRRSVRAFRSQPVEPEALEAILDAGRWAPSGRNTQPWRFVVVESEAKRAELGKLVPQRDMVRTAPVTIAVLLDRAAGYDELKDAQAIGACAQNILLAAHALGLGACWIGRARDREIEALLGAREVEELMMLLPLGYPAETPPGRERRPLSELVRRI